The Blautia hydrogenotrophica DSM 10507 genome window below encodes:
- a CDS encoding phage head closure protein produces the protein MKIELLNVRIFISKNTVVTDAIGNRRNEWKPFYTCYATVSGEAGKEQTDAGMVVDDSSIDFTIRWCKKAAEIDSTHFRVEFNGELYNIAAVDHMNYRRKSIKLSCEKVRR, from the coding sequence ATGAAAATTGAACTGTTGAACGTCAGGATTTTCATTTCAAAGAATACGGTGGTCACGGATGCCATCGGAAACCGCCGGAATGAATGGAAGCCTTTCTATACCTGCTATGCGACTGTCAGCGGCGAAGCCGGGAAGGAGCAAACGGATGCAGGAATGGTAGTAGATGATTCCAGCATTGATTTTACGATCCGGTGGTGTAAGAAAGCAGCGGAGATCGATTCTACCCATTTCCGTGTGGAGTTCAATGGGGAACTTTACAACATTGCCGCTGTGGATCACATGAATTACAGACGCAAAAGCATCAAGCTGTCCTGTGAGAAAGTGAGACGGTAA
- a CDS encoding HK97 gp10 family phage protein — translation MSRGIAISQLSTAVMEELEEYADLAAEDMKSAVKKAAATVRKDIEASAPKDTGDYAKSWAVKTTKESSNAMQVTVHSRNRYQLAHLLEYGHAKRGGGRVAARSHIVDAEKAGIEQLEREIERSLTNG, via the coding sequence ATGAGCAGAGGAATTGCAATCAGCCAGCTTTCTACGGCGGTGATGGAGGAATTGGAAGAATATGCGGATCTGGCTGCGGAAGATATGAAATCTGCGGTAAAGAAAGCGGCGGCAACCGTCCGGAAGGATATCGAAGCCAGCGCACCGAAGGATACCGGGGACTATGCGAAAAGCTGGGCGGTAAAGACCACAAAGGAAAGCTCCAACGCCATGCAGGTAACGGTGCATTCCCGGAACCGGTATCAGCTTGCCCATCTGCTGGAGTATGGCCATGCGAAGCGGGGCGGCGGACGGGTGGCTGCAAGGTCTCACATCGTCGATGCGGAAAAGGCCGGTATCGAACAGCTGGAGCGCGAGATTGAGAGGAGCCTGACGAATGGATGA
- a CDS encoding head-tail connector protein, whose amino-acid sequence MVVTLEEMKQYLRVDYEDDDQLITGFIASAEQLCRDILRADETADLEKDETVKTAVMYAAAYFYEHREEADHHDLALTIRSLLFGSRKEAF is encoded by the coding sequence ATGGTGGTAACGCTGGAAGAGATGAAACAGTATCTCCGGGTCGATTATGAAGATGATGACCAGTTGATTACAGGCTTTATAGCATCTGCGGAGCAGCTTTGCCGGGATATCCTCCGGGCTGATGAAACAGCGGATTTGGAAAAGGATGAGACCGTAAAAACTGCTGTTATGTATGCAGCCGCATATTTTTATGAACACCGGGAGGAAGCGGACCACCATGACTTGGCTCTGACAATCCGCTCCCTCTTGTTTGGCTCAAGGAAGGAGGCTTTCTGA